The genomic DNA gctctccttgccaccaatgtcaatgcatctggagctaaatattcctcctcgggaacgtcctctaatgggggcatgtcatcgtgatcactctttctttggaacgatgagattttcatcttaatactacccaagttatcGTATTCCCgattcctaacttctctaaactgccctccatgtctcctattactaacaaccgaatctcgataatcttcttcatcaaaaccagcaccataattctcttcatcttcaacccttacttccctcggttgaactctttccctcatacgtgcattaggagcgtttgtggctgctccacacgtgTATTCTCCATCTGATCCATCCGTTCATGAACTTGCTCTAtctccaacctcatcacacgcctcatctcactcatcatggcctccaTAAGTACTTTCGATTCAGCCAATTCCGTAGAACCTTCGGGAATATTCTTAGAACTGTCGTGAGACATGATtactgcaaaataaagttagaaagaaaggacctcacaattctctcccttacgtgtttacattcaagaatgtgaatcactctaccctcgtgttttcactcaaacaaatgtggcttttaaccctctaatgttctcaccactcctgcctttttccactcaataattctctttcagaTCTCTTTAAACGAAACGaacaattctccaaaatttccggcagcaattcaccaagaacttaccaaggaaaattaatggtcgaagaaaatttaaggaagaaaggaaacaagagagaatgcaactactatgaaggattaagtaaaccagaatgttatatgaaattctAGGATTAGAATCAATGTAGATCACAAAGGAAGAGAAATAACAACcttagaatggtctgatgtaaagaatttggatcaaattgacaacaacttctttcttttcttttgatcctttttttttcagctctgtatttttttttggccgatttttttttcaacttttttttttgctgctaataatccacaaagaacaaactcggtgaagcgaaactcagcaaattgaaacaaaacaagataggataaacccgatttggagcctgatgctctgataccaaatgatgcgatccccgccaagaatgacgagacccgacaactaaaggaacctaagatcgttccacgatcagatttgatgaACGAACCCTCAACCTGTTgcttacaacataaacaagaaccttggtataactgacctcaacccgttgtttaatgcgaaacaagaaccttggtatataggaagactccacaaacggtgatggaaagccgtttgataagtcgatgaagacgctacaaacggtggtggaaagtcgtttgataagtcggtgatgaacgccacggaaacttccgataagttcgaattagttcttcaagaaccaaagagaatactctcacaattttctaaatgttcctttctattaaaaattgactaagatgaatatatatagacataaactaatcctaatcttgtcatatctcctcctatagataaggaaaataaaacctagaatatcgatagagatatgacataatccataaagatatgaaatctaaatatccttagaatatctccatgagaattaaactttaaacaaatctgatgatatattctcttgatcatcaaatattctagaatcttcctcaaacacttgctgaatttaaccttgtccggaatcttctataacttgaatcatgttgatggatctttgttgatcacgtggttcatgtccaatgggcctccacgaatttgcttgagtccgaacctcttgaatcgggccgttgagttcatctttaaacttctttgctcgtgctcgcgtaattggtccaattggaacttgaactaaatcccttgaagtcgtgctctGATTTGTATCACAGGGGCTGTTCATTTagtttaataatttttcagtGCTGTTATAAAATTTAGTTTCTTTTGTGATGTTAATTGGTCATCGAATGGTTAAAAAGGTAACTATGCCATACAACAATTGCAACATAGAAtattttatgagaaaataatatcttgtcgatatttttttttataatatatattttttgttttgtgcTTCAAGTACTTACtgttttcattaattatggaataatagtttttttaatgcaattttactatatacacatatattacGTTAAGTTTTATACATTACATGGTGAACGAAGAGAGCTCTCCCATATCCTTCTTTCTTCAGTATTAGGATTCCACCAAATCAagtctattttgtaaaacattcCACTTATTGTATCACGTCGAAAGACACTAAAATAACTTTATGTGGTTAAAATTTATCAAGAATACAAATTATTtatgaatattaatttaaagaaGTAATGGCGAatctttaaatatatattttttactcGTAAGTTTAGCATAGTTTTGCCATCTAATTTTACTTGGTTCTAAGTTTGAAATTTTACTCGATgatcattttttttgaaatatcacattagatatttagaaattggaaaatgtaataatcaatgtcatcctctttcattaatttttgtatgaataacatctatatatgtatatatatctatacatcTATATCAAATATACAATGGCAAGATGAAGTATGATGATGAACAGGGTTCCATGACATCCTCATTTCTTATCGACCCTAACTCCACAGTTTCCcaatcttttaatttcataactaattaattacatcattgaaattgtaaaatgatgtttaaaatatttatcaaattttaaaaattctatatCAATATTAAATACACTTTTAAAATACATGtgttttatatatgttttcataAGTAATTTATTACACCGGCATATTagttataaatattaatatatagtgGTAACACGTGTGTGAGgatgatttttaaaataattgtatTTGGATGTACTTTATCCTTAGACtgattaacatatatatatatatataggattaTATTTAGAGTGAATTAACAAAATTCAGTTAGTAAAAGTAATAGTCTCAGAAGTCATAACTATTCCTTTATTTCGAGattaatacatttttttatatatttatctatactattataaagtgcaaataaaaattttgtctaacttttagtttcctaaaaacTCCTTAGAAAAACAAGTCTAATTAATAGTTGGCACAAAATTAAGGatataattgtaattttatctAAAGAACTACACATATCCACATGTGGTAGGTAAGTAAAATAGGCTATTTAGACTTGTGCGATGAGGAGCCACCATTCACATGATGAGAATTCATCACATGAGCTTCTCAACCAATTTCGCAGTGTATGGTTGGCCCTCTTTTCCAATTCCTATATGTGTAGTTACCTATAAcctattttttgttataaacaatatatttatgtacatTTACCCTAGTTTGAAGTGAACACCCAAATTAATAGTTTGTTGACTAAAAAAACCGTCCGTTTAAAGAAAGATTTTATTATGTGCTAGTAGGTATGAATGAATGCATACGGTATTTCTTCAAAACTGATGTGGAGATTGAAAAATGTAAGGACCATTGAATCATGCAGAACCcgaatttgttttttttttgttgaaataGAGAATGTGAaggattaaatttatttagatGAACTCAGTTTTCATGATATCATTCTATATATcaaatgtttatatatattaacctaaaataatatataatatatataaaacttaGTAGAACTAATGTAATGAGAATTTTGTATTAAATGTTTTTTGAAGGAATGATCATTCCATTGCATTGTAAAGAAATTTCTCTCCAAATGGAAATACTCTTTCTAATTCATACTAGTGTCTTCATATAAGGAAATTGAGTAGAAAAATGAATCTCAATTCCATTCTGGCATACCAAATGACACaatctaaaaatattaattttaaacaataaatatttattttaaaagacaattcatgtcaaaatccAGTGTAATGCACGAGTAAGGCACTAATTTATTGTGCATGACaatattgattattatttttcgcaAGTATTTATGAGATCTATTGACATTGCTGtatgagaaaattcatgaCAATTCATTCACATAAGCTCCTATGAATTACCTGTTTCTTTCTCCCATGACTCAGGTCTAGTTCAAGAACCTCTTCTGACCAAGGATTCTCGATTGCATACTTCCTCTGATGTGCCTCTATAGACAAAATTACATCAAACTTACATAGTATATAACTAAACAAAGAGACACCTAACAAAATCACGATAGAAGTTCATTTCACGAATCAAAATATCACGACAGACTAAATTAATCCCACAAGATTTTCCAATCTCGACCCATAGGTTGTGATTGCAATGAGATTCGACATTTCTTTGACCCCTTGGGAAACTTGCTTAAACTCTCCAACAGATTCTCCTCGCCCACACAGTCCTCGGGAAATAGGATAACCATTTCTCTAGAAGCCACAACCTTCTTAAGGAAAATCCCAACCATGAAAAGCTCTTCCGGGCCACCTATCCCATTACGAAACTTGACAGATATCTTTGTGAGCTCTGTGAGGAAACATGAAGGCATTTGGTATAGCAACTCTTCTATTCCATTTTCTGGATAGTACTTAAATCCCTAGTTGTCATGATAAAGAAACCATTTATGACCACTCTCTTCAACAACTATTATGACCATGGTCTTCAGCAACTAAAGCAAATTTTTGAGCAGGTTAAGAAACTACATTACCGGTCTAAAGTAGAGGCTTTGAAGATGAGGAGATCTTCTCAATATCCCCCAAAGGCCCTTAAAAGTTGTAGAACTTATCCAATCCGATGTGAACTTGATCATATTACTGAACAAAGGAAGCTCATCCCTTGTGGCAAGGTCCTAAGGATGAAGCAAAATGGTAAACCTCAGCGatagaaacaaaataattcacaCTAGAGAGGGAAAATGTACGAAAAGGAGCTTGCCTCTAGAATTGCGTAAGATAGAGTTAACTCCTTCACATTAGAGAAGACTGAGAGGAGCTTGTTACCCTGGGCTACTTCTCTATCTCTTACGCTTCTAAAACTCAGTAGTAGCTTGGCCTCAACTAGCTGTCTGGTGACTCCCAATATGCAGTATTCTTTGACGAGAACACCATGATCGTGGAAGGATTTAAGAGAAGGTCCACTGATGAGAATACATTTTGATATATAAATGTTGAAGCCTGGGGGCAGAAATGCGTATCCTTTTGGGTTTCACCAACCAACAATTGTCAACTTCTAAAGTTTCAAGTAACGGACTGGCAAACAACTTCTCCATGATATCGGAATCCTCAAATGTGACATTTGAAAGTGTTAACACCTTGAGTTTTGAAAggcacattgaaaaaggctgTTTGAGGAAGTAGCCTGATTGCACCCAAAGCTTTTCTAAGGTTGCACACGTAAATATGGAGGAAGGCAATGTAGCTTTAGGGAGGAATAGAGAGAGATTCTGTACACCACATGTTACCGCAGATGTGATCAATTCCTTCATGTGGGCTTCAGCTCCGTCTGCCTCacatgagagagaaaaagttcTCATAGGAGATCCCCCGTGAAGAGCACAGGATCCTCCCACAAGGCGGGCTCTTAGATAAGTCAGAATCCCTGAAGTAAAGATCAGGAACCAAAGCCCACAGGTGTTCCC from Punica granatum isolate Tunisia-2019 unplaced genomic scaffold, ASM765513v2 Contig00047, whole genome shotgun sequence includes the following:
- the LOC116189888 gene encoding uncharacterized protein LOC116189888 → MIKFTSDWISSTTFKGLWGILRRSPHLQSLYFRPGFKYYPENGIEELLYQMPSCFLTELTKISVKFRNGIGGPEELFMVGIFLKKVVASREMVILFPEDCVGEENLLESLSKFPKGSKKCRISLQSQPMGRDWKILWD